TTATTTCAAGCCGGTAGCCGGCGGACGGATTCGTTTCCGGCGTCTCAATCTCCAGGCGGCCGTAAGAGCGCCTGGCGGTTGCGCCGCCCGCCAGATTAACGGAGCGATTCCGGCCGGACAGGACAAGCAGGTTATCAACGGCGTTGATGGTCCGATAATCAATCGCTTCCGGCTTGACGCCCCGGTCTGAAAGCCATTGCCGCAGTACCCGGCGGCGGAGAGCGGGATGACGCTCTGCCAGAACGGCGCAGTTGATAACGCGGCCGTTTTCAAGGCGGGATTCGGAATAAACCGCGCCGGCCATTTCAAGCAAACATTCATTTTCATTCCTCAGCACGTCGCCCAGGCGCCCCAAAACTTGTCTTATGTTTTTGTTGTAATTTTTTTCCAGGAAAGGCAGCAACTCGTGGCGCACCCGGTTCCGCAGAAAGGAGAGATCGGCGTTGGAAGCATCATCGCGCCAGTGTATTTTGCGCGCGCACAGATATTTTTCAATCGCCCGCCGGGACGTTTCCAGCAGCGGCCGCACCACCGTTATCTTTCCCGTCCGCGAAAGCGGCGGAATGCCGGCCAAACCCTGCAAGCCGCAGCCGCGCGCAAGCATCAAGAGAATCGTTTCCGCGTTATCATCGGCGGTATGCGCGGTAGCCACTAGGGCGCAGTTGCGCGCCCGCGCCGTTTTTTCAAAAAAATCGTAGCGCGCCCGCCGGCCGGCCATTTCCAGCGAAACTCCCCGCCGTGCGGCCAGCCGCGGAACATCGGCCCGGCCGGAGACGCAATCAAGACGCAGCCGGCGCGCCAATTGTTTGACAAAAAGAGCGTCGGCCGCAGCGGCCCGGCCGCGGATGGCATGGTTCAAATGCGCGACGGTCAGGCGCAAGCGCAAGGGACGCTGTAATTCTTTTAAAAGATGCAGCAGGGCGACCGAGTCGGCGCCGCCCGAAACGGCGGCAAGAACGCGCGCGCCCGGCCGGATAAAATCATGACGGCGGATGAAGCTTTCAACCTGCCGGACAATAACATCACCCATAAAACGATTTTTCATTTGCAGACGGCAGGCAGAATATGCCTTGCGGACCCGACCGGATTTTGACGTTTCCCGCCCGGCGCGCCGCCGGGAAACCATAATTTACATCATTGCCGTCCAAAATAATCAAGGTTCCGCTGTTTTGCAACTAAATTCCCCGCGGCCCTGCGATTAAAAACTTGCCCGAAACAACCGCTTGTGGTTATCATTTCTCCGTGTATCATTTCAAATTATCCGGCATGAAAATTTCCCGAATGAAACGGGCCATAGTTATTGTTCTGGACTCCGTCGGCATCGGCGCGGCGCCGGACGCCGCTGAGTTCGGAGACGCCGGCGCGAACACGCTGGCGCACACGGCCGAAGCGGCCGGGGGTCTGCGTTTGGCATGTTTTCAACAAATGGGGCTGGGAAACATTCCCGCTTTAATAACGCCCGGGGATTCAATTCCCGGCGTTCCGCCGGCCGAAAGGCCGCTGGCCTCTTACGGCGCCATGCGGGAAATTTCAAGGGGCAAGGACACCACCACGGGGCATTGGGAAATTGCGGGCCTGGAACTGGCCGGGGGGTTTCGGTTGTTTGCGAAGGAAAATTCATTCCCGCCCGAATTGATCCGCGCCTTTGAGGCGGAAACGGGAAGAAAAGTCATCGGCAACAAGGCGGCAAGCGGGACGGTTATCATTGAAGAGCTTGGGCCGCAACAGCTTGAAACCGGGGCATGGATCGTCTATACCAGCGCCGATTCGGTTCTGCAGGTCGCGGCGCATGAGGAAATTATCCCGCTTGACGAACTATACCGCGGCTGTGAAATCGCGCGCCGGCTGGGAAATAAATATCGTATCGGGCGGGTCATCGCCCGGCCTTATGCTGGAAAACCGGGCGGGTTCCGGCGGACCGGCGGCCGCCGCGATTATTCTTTCCCGCCGCCCGAGCCGACAATCCTTGACCGCCTGACAGCCGCCGGCATCCGGGTTACGGCCGTGGGCAAAATTGAGGATATATTCGCCGGACGCGGAATCACCGCGTCATTCCATACCGCCGATAACTCCTTGTCCCAGCTAAAACTGCAAGAACTGGTCGCCGAGGGAACGGACGGGCTGATTTTCGCCAACCTGATTGATTTTGACATGCTTTACGGCCACCGCCGCGACCCGGCCGGATATGCGGCGTGTCTGGAACGGACCGATCTTTTCCTGGGGGACCTGATCCCCAAACTGGGCAAACGGGACCTTTTGATAATCACGGCCGATCATGGAAACGATCCCGCATTCAGCGGAACCGATCACACCCGGGAATACGTGCCGCTCCTGGTTTACCGTCCCGGAGAAAAAGGAAGAGAACTCGGCATTCGCGAAGGATTTTACGACGTGGCGCGGTCGCTGGCGGATTATTTCGGGCTGCCACCTTCAGGCCGCGGCACAAGTTTTTTACTTGCCGTATGAGTTGTCTTCTTCAAGGTCTTCAAAATTCTCGTCCAGGAAGCCCTTGACTTTTTTTATCATCTTTGCGGCGGCAATTTTAGCCGGGCCGCCTACTTCACGCATGAATTGCGACTTCAAGGGCGTAACAACATCGCGTTTATACCGCACTTTATTATACCAGTAATAGGCCAGGAAGGCAAGGAGCAGCAAAGAAATCATCATTCGCAGATTTCCGGCCCAATGGGAACACTTGCGTCCGGTCTTCACCTGCGGCTTTTTTGAGCTTTCGGTGCGCGCCGGAACCGGCATGGCCACCGGTTTCAAACGCAGTTTCACCGAGGTATGCGCCGCCGCGCCGTGCTTTGGCTGCGGTTTTCTAATGTCTTTACCGCAATAGCGGCAGTAAATGGCTTTTTTTCGGATAGGCTCGGCGCAGTACGGGCATTCTTTGAAGCCCTCGTTAAAACCGGCGGTATTGTCCGCCCCGGCGCTTTCGCTTTTAGCGGCGCGCCCGCCGGGCTTGCCTTCGTCCCTGTTTTGAGCCGCCCCGGCCGCGGATTGCTCCCGTTGTTTATGCAGCAAGACGACCAGGTCGGCCAACACTCCCGTCCAATCCTGGTAACGCCCGGCAATATTTTTTTCCGTCATTTTCAAGATCAAGCGGGTGATACCATCCGACAATTCGGGATTGGAGGACTGCGGGTTCACCAGAGGCTCCCGGGCCTGTCTTTCAAGAATATCAAGCGCGTCGCCGCTGCCATAGGGCAGCACGCCGGTAAGAACATGATAGAGCGTAAGGCCGAGCGCATAAATGTCGGTCCGGCAGTCCAGATTGTCGTTTCCGGAGGCCTGTTCCGGCGACATGTAATTCGGCGTGCCCATGACCATGTTTTCCCCCGAACCGGCGGAAACAATACCGGCAGAAAAAACCATGTGGGCCAAACCGAGGTCCATAACCTTGACGGTGCCATCGGCGTCTATCATCAGATTTTCGGGCTTGATATCGCAGTGAATGACACGCGCCTGGTCCCAGGCGTATTTGAGGGCCTCGCCGACGTGATGGGCGATCACAACCGCGTCAAACTCCTTGAGCCGGCCGCGCCGCCGCGCCCATTCGCCGACCGTATAGCCGGAGACGTGCTCCATGACCAGGAAATACCGGCCGTCGCCCTTGATCTGTCCGAAATCATAAACCTGCACAATACCGCTGTGCTTGAGTTTTGCGGCAGTCTGCGCTTCCTTTAAAAAAAGATTTGCGTCTTCGGGTTCCCGCGACAAATTATCGGAGAGAACCTTGATCACCACCGTGCGGTCCAGCGAAAGCTGGTGCGCCTTCCAGACGACCGAGGTGGCCCCTTCGCCGATCCTGGAGAGGATTTTATAGCCTTCTATGACCGGAATTGAATGCATGGGTAAAACAAATTCACTCCCGAGTTTTTACCTTTATCTCATCTGTTAATCAAGGAATTTTGGAATCGGCGTTCAAATCCGGAAGTTTGTCTTGTGGATTTTTACCCCGGCCTTTCCAGAAGGCCCATTGGGAAATGCCGCCCCCCATGATCTTTTGGGTTTTTTTCAGAAGATTCCGCGCCCATGAGAATTCAAGCGCCAGAATGGCAAGCCCCGCCGGGATCACGATACAGGATGGCCCCGGCAGAAAAATCAAAACAAGCCCGAAGAGCAGCACCGTTCCGCCCAGAATGAGAATCAACATTTTTTTGAGTTGATATAAAACCATAAATCGCTTGGTTTTGAAAATTATTCCCGGCCGCCGGCAAACCGGCGGGCGCTTTGCGCTCATCCGGCCGGACGCGCGGCCGACTCGGGCAGAGAATACATAATCGGAATGTAAAAAACAAAATAAAATTCAGGATTAATGATGCCGCGGGCCGGACCGGATTCTTCGTTTTGCCCGTCCCCGGCTACGCCGCCCCTTTGGCAGAGGGGTTTTCACGGGGCGCGCGGTAGCGCGTGGTGATCGTCGCCGGCTGAATGCCGTCGCCGAACCAGCGCAGGCGGAGGTCCCAGCGCAAGGCGAGCGCCTGCGCGCTGATGCGTAAAATCTTTTCCATGGGCCGCAAGGGGCCCAGAAGCCGAAGCTGTTCCGCGTCCAGCGCTCTGGCCCGCTGCCGCTCGCCGGCGTTCACCGCGTGCCGCGCGATGACCGGGAGCAGGTGCGAGTAAAACCGCGCGCGCCGGCCGAGCTGGCGCATGCGCTCGTTAAGACACTCGTCCCTTGATGCCATCGCCGCCAACCGGCGATATCCGCGCAGGGCCGTGTCGGTCATGCGATAAAGGGAACAGGAGTTAACCTCATAATCGCGGCGGAAAGCGAAGTCCAGCCAGCGCTTTGCCGCCCCGTCCGGAAACGCCGCATGGTTCCAGTTCAACATGTTCTGTCCGTGCCATTCCTCGTAGGGCAAACCGGCCTTCAACAACCCGCGCGCCTTGAGGTCCTCGTAGAGTTTTGTCACGGGCATGCCGGTATAGAGCATGAACTGGACAAAATCCGTCTGGAGGGCGACGGCAAAATCAATGTCCGCGGTGATGTTGTCGGGCGTATGGTGTTCCATGCAGAGCATCGTTGAGCCCAGGACGGAGATGCCGCGATCGCGCAGTTCGCGCACCAGTTGCGCGGCGTCAATCCCGGAATTCTTGGTGAAAAGCGTTTCGGTGTTTCGCGATTCAAATCCGATCCAGACAAAGCATACGCCGAGCCGCGCCATCTTGTCCGGACCGAACGCCGTGATGGCCTCGGCGGAGGACGATATGTAAAAATTGAACCAGCGGCGGTGTTTTTCCATCTCAACCAGCAGTTCAGTTGCGCGGCCGGCATCCTTGAGAAAATTTTCATCCATGACGAAAAATTCATTCGTGCCGCGCGTTCTCGCGATCCGGTCGGCCTGCTTAAAAATTTCCTTGCCCGTGCGGAAAAAAGGAACGTAAGCCTTTTCAAAAAAATGGGAAGTGCAGCAGAAATGACAGCCGTTGACACAACCCAGGCCGGGCACCAGGACGCTCGGCAGCGCGCCGGGGATGGGAATGCCGAAAATCCGGCCGCGCTCGCTGCAGGGCAGGACGGGATGCGCGATCGGCGCTTTCGGGTTTTCCCCGAGAAATTCGCGCAGCCAGCGGATGCCCTCGCCGCGGGCCACGAAGTCGCAGTCAATCAATTTTTCCACGCCCTCTATCGCGGCGCCGTGTCCGCCGATGATGATCGCGGATTTAGGCGCGTAAAGCCGGACCAGCCGGCCCATCTCGCGCGCCTTTGCAAAATTTGGGGTGATGAACGATATGCCGACAATATCGTATTTTTTCCGGATTTCGCGGATGAAACGCCCGCGGGAGGGAAAATCAAGCACGGTTGTATCGGCGCGGATATTGGCCGCAATGAAATACAACCCGAACGACCGGTGCTGGAATCGCAGGGAGGCCGGACCCTGCAGCCGGGTAACCTGGTTGTGGTAAAGCTCCATTTTGTTGTCGGCGCGGCCATACTCGTCATTGACGCCGTACGGCCCGAAAACGCTGCAGAGCAGAATGCGCGGCCGGGAACCGGAGGTAAACCGGTTTTTCCGGTTAGCGATTTTCTTGTTTGCCGTCTGTTCCATATCACGTCATAGAGTAACAAAACCAGCCGCCCTGTAAAGCGCCGGTTAACCCGGATGTTTCATGTGCGCGCCGGAAAATCCCGGATAAAGACAGCCGTATCGGCCCGGCGGCGCACATGGAAATAATGTCGTTGCATTTCAGCCGAAGCGATGGTTATACTTCAATACAGCAATCAAAGCATGGGCGGTTTGCCCGCGCAGGCGGGACCCGTTGTAACCGGTAAAAAATCAGAAAGGTCCGGGATGCAGACTGTTTCCGCTTTGCCTCTCGCAAACAACTGCGCGTTTGATTATTCGGCCGCGGTTGGCCTGAAGGGGTTTTTCTCTTTCTGCGCATTTGCGCTGTTCGGTTCCGCAGTTTCCGCGCGCGCGGCCGAACCAGCCTGTTTCGTATATATCGGAACATATACGAAGGGATCAAGCCAGGGCATTTATGCGGCCCGCTTTGATCCATCCACCGGCGCGCTGTCAAAACCGGAGCTTGCCGCCAAATCTGAAAATCCCTCTTTTGTCGCCTTTCATCCGTCCCGCCCCTGTCTTTACGCCGTGGGAACGGTTTTCCAACCCGGCGGAAAGAGGGCGGGGATCGTCAGCGCCTTCAAAACAGACGCGGCCACCGGCCAACTGGCGTTGTTGAACCAGGTGTCCTCAAGGGGGACCGGCCCCTGCCACCTGGTCGTGGATGCAACCGGCAGATATGTCCTGCTGGCCAATTACAACAGCGGCAGCGCCGCTGTAATCGCAATTAAAGAGGACGGCAGCCTCGGGGAATCAACCGGCTTTGTACAGCATTCGGGGTCCGGCCCCTGCGGCCGCCGCCAGGAAGAACCGCACGCCCACTCCATAAACCTTTCGGCCGACAACCGTTTTGCCTTTGTCGCCGATCTCGGCCTGGATAAAGTTTTTATATATAAATTTGACCGGGCCAGGGGAACCCTCGCGCCGAACGATGTCCCGTTTGCCGCCGTGCCGCCCGGCAGCGGCCCCCGGCATTTTGCGTTTCATCCCGATAATAAGCGCGCTTATGTCATCAACGAGATGGGCAGCACGATCACCGCCTTCAATTTTGACGCCGACGCCGGCGCGCTGGAAACGATAGAGACCGTTTCTTCGCTTCCGGCCGGTTTCCGGAACAAGAACACCACCGCCGAAATACAGGTGCATCCTTCCGGTAAATTCGCCTACGGCTCCAATCGCGGACATGACAGCATTGCCGTTTTCAGTGTTGATAAATCCACGGGCCGGCTGGCGCTCCTGGAACATGCTTCGTCAAGAGGCAAAACGCCGCGCGGCTTCAGCCTTGATCCCGGCGGCCGCTGGCTGATTGCCGCCAACCAGGACAGTAACAATATCCTTGTCTACGAAATTGATCCGGCGACGGGCCGGCTCTCCTTCACGGGGCAGGAATACGAGGTGGGCACGCCGGTCTGCGTGAAATTTATGGCAGCGAAATAAGGCGGCAAAGGCCCGCCGCGTCCCCCGGTCCGGCCGCGCCTTCGGAACCAATGCCATCCGGCGCGGAACGAAAAAATGAGGGAAAAAACCGGACGGGCCGTTAAGGCATATATCCCTTCCCGTCAATCCGCGCTTGAGCGGCGGCAATCGTTGCGGTAAAATCAAAGAGAATCGCCCGGAACAAAAACCGGTATAATTCTTTCCAGGATGGAGACTGGCTCGCGCAAGCCCATGAGCAGGCACTCGGCGGCTCTGGCATAGAGCCGCCCGAAGGAAATATCCAGCGTCGCCAATTTCACCGGCAGAGTATGAATGAAAGGAAGATTATCATATCCCAGCAGCGCCACATCCGCGGGAATACGAATCCGTTTTTCCAGCAGGGCATAAATCACCCCTACCGCCGTCAAGTCGTTGACCACGAAAATACAATCAATTTCACCGGCATTTATCCGCGGCGCCAGAGCCATGGCCGACTTGTACCCGCCCTGAATATTCGGCTCGCCATCCTGCAATATGACATTACGGCCTTCCCACCCGGCGCGATATCCCTCCCAGCGTATCCGGCAAACCCCGGGCCTTTTCGCGTGCCAGGTAATATGCGCCGGCCGGGCCAGTTTCCGCTCCCGAAAAATCCGGGCGGCGAGCCGGCCGCCCTCAAATTCATCAATATAACAGACATTGAGGCCGGAATAACAGCCCGTCCTGGCGCAACACACGTGCGGTAAACCGGTTTTTTTCAGGAAACGCGCCAGCGCCGGAGTGACAAGGTCGTGGCCGACAATCACTCCTTCGCATGGATATTTCTCAAGTATTTTTTTTAAGCTGCAGCCCGGCCGCAGGCCGGCCAGCTGCAATCGGAAAAGCGTGGGATCAAGCACATCCTGGACGCTCTGGATGGCCCTGGTATATGACCAGCCGTAGACGCTGTTGACGTCGCCGGGATTAACATGGCGCCGCGGCATGGCCAGCAAAATCGTTCCGGTCCCCCTGCGCCGCAGGGCGCTTGCGTTGCGGTCAGGAAAATAATCCAGTTCCTTTGCGATCCGAAGCACACGCCGCAGTTTTTCTCTTGAAACGCTCCCGGGCAGATTGAAGGCACGCGAAACGGTCGCCGAGCTGACGCCGGCCCGGGCCGCGACTTCGCCGCGATTACACCGCCTTTTTATGTTGTTACCGTGCTTTTGCACAAACGCCGGCTTGACCATGACTATTTTTTGCGCCGTATTTGATTCTCCCGCCAGCGCGAATCCGCCCGGACGGAAACCCGGTGGGTTATGAAGCCGTTCCCCGAAAACGCCGGAGTTTGCCGGAAAAATCGGCCGTGCGATCAAGGCGTTAACTGTTTTTTTCAAGCCAGCGGCAAAACTCCTCAACCTCGCCGACCGTGCCGGCGGACACGCAATAAACCAGTCCGGCCGGGACAAGCTGGCGGTGAATGCTTTTGGCCTCATCAATCGTCAAATCGTAAATCTGAAGCCCCTTCCCGGCCTTCTGGCAGCGTTTCAGGATATCCAGCCATTCCGGCATCCACATTTTCGGCCGGCCGGCGCCGGGAACCCATTGGATCACATCAATTTTTTTAATGGAAAGAATGCCATCAAGATGCGGCAAGGCGCCCGGCCCATCAAGATGAAAAACACAGTGGTCTAGAAACTCCGCTTCTTCTTCAAGCGCCGGCAGAATATAGCGGCGCGCGGTTTCCGGGCTTACCAGGCAAATAAAATCGCATTGGATCGTGGCGAATTTATCTTCACACCAGAACGGCGCCCAGCCGGACGTGCCAATCGCGCGATTATAGCCGGCGGCCTCGTAAAGCCGGTTATAAACTGGCTGATAAAGACGCCGCACATCGCGCATGGCCTGCTCCACCAACTCTGGACAATCGTAAAAGTCAAGGCAAAGGCGGTCCGGACCGCGAATGGCGCTCAAGGCGTCCGCGTTTGCATGCAAATCACAAACTCTGACCAGGTATTTGCCGCGCGCATGGCCGGCCAGCAGTCTTGTAAATTTTACCCATGACTGCCAAACGGCGTTCTCCTCATCCAATTTCAGCGGCAAAACATCGGCCCAGTCGTCAACAAACGGCTCAACCCAGGAGGTCTCCGGCGAATCGGGCGAAAAATGCAGCGTAGCGCCCAGGCAGGCGGCGAATTGATCCGGGCCGTGGTCCGGGCCGAAGGCGGGAATCGCTTCGGCCGGATAAACATGATTTTCCAGCCACGATTCAATGAGGTCAAATCTCTGCCGGTAATTTCCCGTGAGAACATGAAAGTAACGTTTTTTATCGGGAAACTCCGCTTTTACGCCGGCATTCTTCGGGACGGGGACGGGAACAACGAGGGGGCGTTTCCATTTTTCTCCGGCCCAGTAATGATTCCAGGCCGCGCGCGCCTCGTCAAAATCCGGCTTATATTTCAACATCATGCCGCCCTCTTTTTGCGGTTATTTTCATGTACACGTGTACATAATGGCAGGCCGCCAAGATTTGTCAACATGAATTTTTATCAGGAAAAGCCGCCCGCCGCCGCATTCGCGGTCTTGGACAACCCGAATCGCATGGAAGATTTTATCAGACAGCATCTTTGCCGAAAAAAAACAAACCTGAAACGGCACGGCCGTTCGGTCGCCCATCGGGCGCGTCACATTAACGTAAGGTCTATTGTTTTCTTTTCGCGGCGCGATTTCTCCGCGGCAAAAACGATGGTGTGCGTGCGCAAGGATTCCTGGGCGTTGGTGACTATGCCGCCGGCATTTCCCGTATGCAAAGCCTGCAGCCACTCCCGCACCACGCGCGCGTCCCCGCCCCCGTGTCCGCCGGATTCAGGCGCCACTTTGATCGTCGCCGTGTTCCGGTCGCGGAACGTATGCAGAATAATTTCATTTTCCTTGTCAACAAAGCGCAGCATGCCTTCCGTGCCGTGCACCCGGATTTGGCGCCCG
The nucleotide sequence above comes from Kiritimatiellia bacterium. Encoded proteins:
- the tilS gene encoding tRNA lysidine(34) synthetase TilS, with translation MKNRFMGDVIVRQVESFIRRHDFIRPGARVLAAVSGGADSVALLHLLKELQRPLRLRLTVAHLNHAIRGRAAAADALFVKQLARRLRLDCVSGRADVPRLAARRGVSLEMAGRRARYDFFEKTARARNCALVATAHTADDNAETILLMLARGCGLQGLAGIPPLSRTGKITVVRPLLETSRRAIEKYLCARKIHWRDDASNADLSFLRNRVRHELLPFLEKNYNKNIRQVLGRLGDVLRNENECLLEMAGAVYSESRLENGRVINCAVLAERHPALRRRVLRQWLSDRGVKPEAIDYRTINAVDNLLVLSGRNRSVNLAGGATARRSYGRLEIETPETNPSAGYRLEIKVPGRNVLPGAGLRVDAGTGPGVCRARAVFGEFPVRASFSLKKRGRRRIFARPWRPGDRMRPYGLDGSKKIQDIFSDAKVPPALRRRLPVFECGKEIIWLPGFRIAEGWQVPPGAAGNALHLTVARPDQFPETPESRGISANL
- a CDS encoding phosphopentomutase; amino-acid sequence: MKRAIVIVLDSVGIGAAPDAAEFGDAGANTLAHTAEAAGGLRLACFQQMGLGNIPALITPGDSIPGVPPAERPLASYGAMREISRGKDTTTGHWEIAGLELAGGFRLFAKENSFPPELIRAFEAETGRKVIGNKAASGTVIIEELGPQQLETGAWIVYTSADSVLQVAAHEEIIPLDELYRGCEIARRLGNKYRIGRVIARPYAGKPGGFRRTGGRRDYSFPPPEPTILDRLTAAGIRVTAVGKIEDIFAGRGITASFHTADNSLSQLKLQELVAEGTDGLIFANLIDFDMLYGHRRDPAGYAACLERTDLFLGDLIPKLGKRDLLIITADHGNDPAFSGTDHTREYVPLLVYRPGEKGRELGIREGFYDVARSLADYFGLPPSGRGTSFLLAV
- a CDS encoding protein kinase; translation: MHSIPVIEGYKILSRIGEGATSVVWKAHQLSLDRTVVIKVLSDNLSREPEDANLFLKEAQTAAKLKHSGIVQVYDFGQIKGDGRYFLVMEHVSGYTVGEWARRRGRLKEFDAVVIAHHVGEALKYAWDQARVIHCDIKPENLMIDADGTVKVMDLGLAHMVFSAGIVSAGSGENMVMGTPNYMSPEQASGNDNLDCRTDIYALGLTLYHVLTGVLPYGSGDALDILERQAREPLVNPQSSNPELSDGITRLILKMTEKNIAGRYQDWTGVLADLVVLLHKQREQSAAGAAQNRDEGKPGGRAAKSESAGADNTAGFNEGFKECPYCAEPIRKKAIYCRYCGKDIRKPQPKHGAAAHTSVKLRLKPVAMPVPARTESSKKPQVKTGRKCSHWAGNLRMMISLLLLAFLAYYWYNKVRYKRDVVTPLKSQFMREVGGPAKIAAAKMIKKVKGFLDENFEDLEEDNSYGK
- a CDS encoding PGPGW domain-containing protein, whose translation is MLILILGGTVLLFGLVLIFLPGPSCIVIPAGLAILALEFSWARNLLKKTQKIMGGGISQWAFWKGRGKNPQDKLPDLNADSKIP
- a CDS encoding radical SAM protein, whose protein sequence is MEQTANKKIANRKNRFTSGSRPRILLCSVFGPYGVNDEYGRADNKMELYHNQVTRLQGPASLRFQHRSFGLYFIAANIRADTTVLDFPSRGRFIREIRKKYDIVGISFITPNFAKAREMGRLVRLYAPKSAIIIGGHGAAIEGVEKLIDCDFVARGEGIRWLREFLGENPKAPIAHPVLPCSERGRIFGIPIPGALPSVLVPGLGCVNGCHFCCTSHFFEKAYVPFFRTGKEIFKQADRIARTRGTNEFFVMDENFLKDAGRATELLVEMEKHRRWFNFYISSSAEAITAFGPDKMARLGVCFVWIGFESRNTETLFTKNSGIDAAQLVRELRDRGISVLGSTMLCMEHHTPDNITADIDFAVALQTDFVQFMLYTGMPVTKLYEDLKARGLLKAGLPYEEWHGQNMLNWNHAAFPDGAAKRWLDFAFRRDYEVNSCSLYRMTDTALRGYRRLAAMASRDECLNERMRQLGRRARFYSHLLPVIARHAVNAGERQRARALDAEQLRLLGPLRPMEKILRISAQALALRWDLRLRWFGDGIQPATITTRYRAPRENPSAKGAA
- a CDS encoding lactonase family protein, with protein sequence MQTVSALPLANNCAFDYSAAVGLKGFFSFCAFALFGSAVSARAAEPACFVYIGTYTKGSSQGIYAARFDPSTGALSKPELAAKSENPSFVAFHPSRPCLYAVGTVFQPGGKRAGIVSAFKTDAATGQLALLNQVSSRGTGPCHLVVDATGRYVLLANYNSGSAAVIAIKEDGSLGESTGFVQHSGSGPCGRRQEEPHAHSINLSADNRFAFVADLGLDKVFIYKFDRARGTLAPNDVPFAAVPPGSGPRHFAFHPDNKRAYVINEMGSTITAFNFDADAGALETIETVSSLPAGFRNKNTTAEIQVHPSGKFAYGSNRGHDSIAVFSVDKSTGRLALLEHASSRGKTPRGFSLDPGGRWLIAANQDSNNILVYEIDPATGRLSFTGQEYEVGTPVCVKFMAAK
- a CDS encoding LacI family DNA-binding transcriptional regulator, whose protein sequence is MKKTVNALIARPIFPANSGVFGERLHNPPGFRPGGFALAGESNTAQKIVMVKPAFVQKHGNNIKRRCNRGEVAARAGVSSATVSRAFNLPGSVSREKLRRVLRIAKELDYFPDRNASALRRRGTGTILLAMPRRHVNPGDVNSVYGWSYTRAIQSVQDVLDPTLFRLQLAGLRPGCSLKKILEKYPCEGVIVGHDLVTPALARFLKKTGLPHVCCARTGCYSGLNVCYIDEFEGGRLAARIFRERKLARPAHITWHAKRPGVCRIRWEGYRAGWEGRNVILQDGEPNIQGGYKSAMALAPRINAGEIDCIFVVNDLTAVGVIYALLEKRIRIPADVALLGYDNLPFIHTLPVKLATLDISFGRLYARAAECLLMGLREPVSILERIIPVFVPGDSL